From Acidobacteriota bacterium:
ATGAAATCGTGAGCCTGGCTGAAGCAGATTCGATTGTACTCGTCCGCCGAGTGTTTAAGCAGACAGACCTCAGCCGGCGCTATTTTATTGTCATCGCAGCAACTAACGATCCCAAAATCCAACAGGCGGTTTTCGAAGGAGCAGAGCGCCTCGGCCTCCTTTGCAATGTTGTAGATAGGCCGAGATGCTGCAACTTCTATATGCCGGCGATCGTCCACCGTGGCGACCTGAAAATTGCTATCAGCACAAGCGGCCGCAGTCCCGCGCTTGCTGGAAAACTGCGCCAATATCTTGAAGAAGCCGTACCCGAAAACGCCGCTGACTTGACGGAGGTGGTAGGGCGCTTGCGTTCGAAACTGCGCTTCGAAATCCCCGGCGATCTGGCAACACAGAAGAAGCTGGTGGACGATTTCGTTGAGAGGGTCCTGAAGAAATGACGTACCGGTCAATATCCGCAGGCAAGCTCCCATTGCCGCAGTATGGTCTCGCGCCGATGGCCTGATCACGCTCCGGGGTCTCCGTGCTATGGGCCAGGAGCGGGGGGCAAGACTTTCGCCTACGCCGCCTGGTTGCCTGCAAATTTTCCTATCTGTTGAGTATTCCTTTCGCACCATCCATTTTCCATCTTTCAGCGAAACATTTATATATTGCTGATTCTAATGGGCGTGGCTCAAGGGTCGGACATGGTACTCAACGTGCGCAACATAGGGCGGGTAAGCCTGCCAACGTAGCTACAGTTGCTCCAGATATTTGGGTTATCTGGCAGGGAGCCTGAGGAGGGTCTATGGGTCCAGTCAAGGAGAAATTGAGTTTGGAGTACACACCGCCAATAGATGGCATTGAAATCCATTCCTTTAAAGAATGGGACAGCGATCAGTCCGTCGATTCGCTGGCCTATCACAGACGGGGTACGGCAGGTTTATGGACAGCATTAGCGGCCCTGGCTGTGGCGGTGGGAGTGGCGGCGGCCTATGGCTATTCGGTCGTTAGCCAGCATAACTCCGAACTTATGTGGTTATCCGGCCGCATGGGCTCGTTAGGGGAGCTCCGCGGCCGCGCGGACAGGTTCGAAAAACGCTTTAATGATTGGAGCACAAAGCAGGCAAGCCTCGCAGACCAGGTGCAGAAGATGAATGCGGATTGGAAGTCCGGGTTAGACGGTGTTCGCCAGCGTGCAGCCGCTCTAGTGGGAGGCGCCGCTCAAAGAGAGAATAATGAATTGAATCTGCGCACAGCCGCCCTCAACGCACACATTAACGAGATAATTTCCCGGCAAAGCGCGAACCAGGCTCTTATCGCGCACCTTGAAAGCGAGTTGACCAGCACACGGCTGGAACTGGCCTCCGCTAAAGCTGATTACAACCGCGAACTGGCAGATCTTCGTGAGCAACAGGTCGTAAGTCAGCAACAGGTTGCTTCACTCAATAACGTGCTTTCAACAGACCAGGTGGGATTCGAAGTCGCAAAGAACCGCGAAAAGGAAATTGTGCAGGGAGTCTCGTTACACCTTATCGGGACGGACCTTGCTCATCAAAAATTCCGCGGGTGGATCTGGATTGCGGCGAACCGGCGCAGGATTTGGGTTCGTGACCACCCAGCGGACCTTCCTGTTGCATTTTACCCCAAGGCTGACGGAGTGGCTTATGAACTGGTTGTGACGAAGGTAGGGCCGGAAGGCATTGCTGGATATCTCCTTGTCCCAAGCGACGTAAACAGCCAGCAGCAAGATGTTGCTTCCAACATTAAGTCCACAACCAGGTTCGGGGAGGGAGGGCTCTAACCCAAAACGTCAACGGTCACATTGTGCCTGCCATGTTACCTCTCTCCGGGCCATGCCGAACACGGAATACTGACAGAATTGAGATGTACAATGAAATCAGGCGCATGGTAACTGTGACAGACCTTGCGCCGGAGATCGGTCACTGGATGTGCCCGAGACGTGATGAATCCAGTTGCGCGCGTGGCGACTCGATGGACTTGGGGGGGGGCGTGCGAACTGAGGAGTCTTCAGGGCGTTGAAAATAGAAGTTCGAACCCGCAGCCAACTGTTTTCCCGCTATCGTGAATACGTTGCCGCCGGGAGCCTGGCCCGTGCCTCGAGAATGGCTGGTGCCCTTGCGCTAGCCCTGGCGCTGATGCCCGGCATGGTCTCGCGTGCCGCTGCCGCAGTGGGCCCCAATGAGAAGCCCGAAAGTCTGAGCAAGGTTGACAATGACCTTTTGGACGATATTTCGCGCCGTTCTTTCCGCTATTTCTGGCAGAACACTGATCTACAAACGGGCCTGGTTTTGGACCGCGCACGATTTGATGGCAAGCCTGAGGACGTTTCCTGGCATAAGAACATCTCAAGCATTGCCGCCACGGGCTTTGGGCTGACGGCGTACTGCATTGCCGCTGAGCACCGCTGGATCAGCCCGGACCGGGCCCGCAATCGTATTCGCATGGCATTGCGTTTCTTTGCCTATCATGCTCAACAGAAACATGGCTGGTTTTACCACTTTCTCGACGCCACGACAGGCAGGCGGGAATGGAAAAGTGAGATTTCCTCCATCGACACCGCGCTGCTGCTTGCCGGCATTCTGACCGCGAGGCAGGCTTTCCCCGACGATCCCGAAATCGTCCGGTTGTCGAACCTGATTTATGACCGCGTTGATTTTCCATGGATGCTCAACGGAGACCAATTGTTTCTATCCCATGGCTGGAAACCGGAGACTGGCTTCCTCCCTTATCGATGGGACACATACAGTGAAGCGGGGATTCTATATGCACTGGCGATCGGGTCGCCGACGCATCCGATTTCTCCAGATTCCTGGTTCGGCTGGAAACTTCCGATTGTCCACGCAGGGGGTTATGCCTATATCGGCGGAGGCCCGCTCTTCATTCAGCAATATTCGCAGGCATGGCTGGACCTGCGGAACCGCAGTTACTCAGAGGTCCCTATGGATGACCGGGTCGTCCCGCGCGTGAATGTTCTCGAAAATGCGATTCTGGCCACCCGGGCCCAGCAGGCCCTCGGGATTGACCTCTCGCAACGGTATCGAGGATATTCAGCAAAAGTCTGGGGCATCACAGCGTCGGACAGCGCCAAGGGTTATGTCGCATGGGGAGGTTCACCCAACGATTCCCGAATCGATGGAACGGTTGTCCCCAGCGCCGCCGCCGGCTCCGCCATGTTCGCCCCTGACATCTGCATTCCTGCCCTGCGGGCCATGCTGCTGCAATACGGCAGGAAAGTTTATGGACGATACGGGTTTGCCGATGCGTTCAATCCGACGACGGGGTGGGTCAGCCGTTACGTCATCGGGATCGACGTTGGCATCACTCTTCTCAGCGCCGAAGACTTGCGTACTGGAAATGTGTGGCGATGGTTCATGAGCAATACGGATATTGAACGGGCGTTGGATATGATCGGACTTGTGCCGAAGTCGCCGGTTGACAGGGAGCAAACGAGCAGTGATATGGCTAACCACCAGGAAGAGCCCTCAGACCCGAGCAAGCGAAAGCGCCTCACGAATCAAGATACAGGACCTGAAATCCAGGTTGGCACCAGGCATCAAATCCCAGCCTCAGCATTCAAGTTCAAGATTCCCGTTCCTCCGCAACAAACAGAATAAGATTGTTGTTCAGTTCTATCGGAACGATACCCAAGTTGCGCTTCCACGAGAGGGGCCCCGCTGCTGGAACTTGGTTTGCCCGGCCGAAATCCTGACAGGGCCCCGACCGCAACACGGGCCGACTCCAGAATTACCCTGACTCGTGAGCTGGTTCCGGGACAGCGCTCCGAAGGGGGTTTTCTGTCGTAGAGACCTCGGGGGACCTCTGCCATGAGTTTACTGGCCCGGGTTCTTCAGGCGCGGCAAAGGGGACTTTTTCATGCAGGAGTAGCTCTGTCGCCATGACCCGGGGTTCATGATGAAACCACTTCTGCAAGGAAGATTG
This genomic window contains:
- a CDS encoding bifunctional precorrin-2 dehydrogenase/sirohydrochlorin ferrochelatase is translated as MVFRGQREKTSPEAADTGEEVAELFPIFLKLNGRKALVVGGGKMAAVRVKQLLSAGARVTVVSPKAGNEIVSLAEADSIVLVRRVFKQTDLSRRYFIVIAATNDPKIQQAVFEGAERLGLLCNVVDRPRCCNFYMPAIVHRGDLKIAISTSGRSPALAGKLRQYLEEAVPENAADLTEVVGRLRSKLRFEIPGDLATQKKLVDDFVERVLKK